Proteins co-encoded in one Methanothermobacter sp. genomic window:
- a CDS encoding MTH1187 family thiamine-binding protein, giving the protein MITAELTIIPIGTGDTSLSEYIAAAIKAMEEKNIRYEISGMGTQIEAENLEDILDAIRAAHEAVFKLDCSRVYTTVKIDDRRDVEKTLKDKIASVKSKL; this is encoded by the coding sequence TTGATAACAGCAGAATTAACTATAATCCCCATAGGGACTGGGGATACAAGTTTAAGTGAATACATAGCTGCCGCGATAAAAGCAATGGAAGAGAAGAATATTAGATATGAAATATCCGGTATGGGGACGCAGATAGAAGCCGAAAACCTTGAGGATATCCTAGATGCTATAAGAGCAGCCCATGAAGCCGTATTCAAGTTAGATTGTAGTAGGGTGTACACCACAGTCAAAATAGATGATAGGAGAGATGTTGAAAAAACTCTAAAAGATAAGATAGCCTCTGTGAAGAGCAAACTCTAA